Within the Leisingera thetidis genome, the region GCCTTCCACCGCCATGTAGCGGTCGGTGGGCAGATCCTCGGAGCGGTAGATGTGATCTGTGATCAGACCGAAATGGACGCAGGCATCGATCAGCTCGTCTCCTTCCGGATCGCGGCCGACAGCAGTCAGCAGCGCAGGCGTCATGCCAAAGCGCGACAGGGTCATGGCGATGTTCATCGCCACGCCGCCGGGCAGACGGGTGATGCGCCCCGGCATGTCCGAGCCGCGCCGCATTTCCGTTCTGCAGCGGCCGATGATGTCCCAGAGGACCGAGCCTATGCACAGAATGCCGGGAGACTGAGGGGCGGAGGCTTGTGTCATAATGACCTATTGCCGCCTTTGCGGAGCCCGTGCAAGCGGCTTCACCGCGCAGGCACAGCAAAGGTCAGGGCAGCCCAGTGGCTTTCCCAAACATAACCCGCGCCGCCGGAAGCCGGGCGCAGCACCACAGCATCAAGCAGGTACCGATGCCCTGGGGTCACGGAAATGGCAGCCTCGCCCTGCGCGTCCGTCAGCTGAGTGGTGATGGTGACAGTGCCATCCGGTGCTTGTGAAAAGACTTCAACCTGTGCCCGCGGGCGCGGGCGGCCCTGATACAGCACCCGGACCGGAAACCCCTGTTCCAGAGTGTCCGTATAAGGGTTGGCCAGGGCGACGATCTCAGTCTCAAGCCCGGCGGCCCGATCTGATCCGCTGCCCTCTCCGATTGCCACGAGCGACTTGGCGTAGCGGGTGTATTGCTCGGTGAAACCCGCCTCCGGCAGTCCGCGGGCGAGGTGGCGGGGCCGGATATCGCCAAAGCCCTTGTGATCTATGAAGGCCTGGAAGTCTTCCCAGCTGTCATAGGTCAATGTCTGCGGCTGCGTTTGGTGAATGAGAACGGCAAGCCCATCCTGCGCCATTTCTGCGGTAAAGGCCGGCATATCGCCCATCCGGCCCTGATAGGGCGCCGTGGACCCATTCCGCAATACCTCGAACCGGGCGATACGATGGTCCAGATAGGGTTGCTCTGCGCCTTTGAATTGCTGCCCGTTGCGCAGCCGTGCGGCCACCGGATCGCCAGAAGACACTTGATATTTCTCCGGCTCAATCCAAAACTCGTGGGATAACAGCTGGGCAGGCCCGAATGTCAGCCCGGTACAGAGAATTGAGCAGAACAGGCGGATTTGCATGAGATTGTCCTTGGCTGTCAGGCGTGGAGCCACTTGGCTGCGGATCCTATTTGCGCTGGTGTCGAGCGTGGTTGCAATAGCCGCCGCAGGCGCAGGCGCGCATGAGGTCACCCCGGCGATTGCCGATTTCCAGATCGAGGAGGGGCAGGTCAGGCTGGAGCTGCGGCTGAACGTCGAGGCATTCGTGGCCGGGATTGATCTGGACGGTCTGTCAGACACCAACCAGACCGCACAGGCCGGCGACTATGACGAACTGCGCGCACTGGGCGCTGAGGAGCTTGAGCCGATGGTGCAGCTCTTTGCCGAGGAATGGCTGGAGACGGTCAAGGTGCAGGCGGGCGGCCCGGTCGATCTGCGCGTCACCGGGATCACGATCCCGGAGGTTGGCGATGCCGGCCTGCCGCGGGCCTCCGTTCTGGAGCTGGCTGGTGACGTCTCGCCAGCGGCCCGCAGCCTGCGCATTGCCTGGCCTGCGGGCTCTGGCGGGGTGGTGCTGCGGCAGAACGGAGTCGAAGAGCCTTATACCGGCTACCTGCGAGGGGGGGAGATCTCGCCGCCGATCCCGCTGGCAGGCGGCGCAGCCAAGACGCCGGTTGAAGCGTTCTTGGAATATATCCCTGTCGGCTTTACTCATATCCTGCCGAAAGGGCTGGATCACATCCTGTTTGTGCTGGGGCTGTTCTTTCTCAGCCCGCGTGTGCGACCGCTGCTGCTGCAGGTGAGCGTCTTTACCGTTGCGCACACCATCACTTTGGCGCTGGGCGCGCTGGGGGTAGTCTCGGTCAGCTCGGCCATCGTCGAGCCGCTGATTGCCCTGTCGATTGTCTTTGTTGCAGTCGAGAACATCTTTGCCCGCAAGCTGCACAGCTGGCGCACCTTCGTGATCTTTGGCTTCGGGCTGCTGCACGGGCTGGGCTTTGCCACGGTGCTGGGGGAATTCGGACTGCCTGCCAGCCAGTTCCTGCCCGCGCTGATCGGTTTCAATGCGGGCGTTGAGCTGGGTCAGCTGGCGGTGGTTGCCGCCGCTTACCTCGGGGTGCGGCTTTGGTTCGGGCGGCACCCGAAGTACCGCGGCCGGGTGGCGATCCCGGCCTCTGTGACCATCGCGATGATCGGCGGCTACTGGTTTGTGGAGCGGGTGTTCCTATGAACGCCCGCCAATAGGTCAGCCCATTGCCCTCATCAGGGACTTGAGCGCCGCCAGCGGGTTTTCGGCGTGCCAGATCTCGTCTCCGATGCCGAAGAAATCGGTATGGGGGGCGATGCCGCGTATCAGGTCTTCGGTCAGTCCGCCTTCGGCGACAACTGGAACCTCGATCATCTGCGACCACCATTGGAACAGGTCCGCCTCCGCCTGCGCACCATCGCCCAGGCCGGAGGTGCCGACGGGGCCGAAGCTCACGTAGTCCACGCCGGCTTCGCCTGCGACCATGCCGTCATGCTGCGACGCGGCGCAGAAAGAGCCGACAATCGCATCCGGACCCAGTGCCTTGCGCGCGGCGCGCACGGATTTCGAGGCGTCGGTCAGGTGCACCCCGTCCAGCCCCAGCCGCTCCGCCAGGATCTGGTGATCCGAAATCACCAGCGCAACGTCGCGTTCCATGGTCACCTCGCGCAGCGCATCGCCCGCGCGGCTCAGCGTGTCCTCGTCGCGGCTGGCAAGATCCAGGCGCACGCAGGCCACGTCGACCGCGTCCAGCACTCGCGCCAGCTGGCCGGGAAACTTGCCCAGCTCGAAACTGGGCGGGGAGATCAGGTAGATCTGCGGCTGCTCCGGTGCGTCAGAAGGGCTTTCCATGGCGGCGCTCCATTATTCAGGCATTTGCCGGTGTTTACCGTATCTGCTGCGGGACGCAAGGATTTGCGCGCGAGGGAACCCCGGTAAATACCGGCTTTGCAGGTGCCGGACCTTGCCCCCGGCGCGCCCGGGGATTACAGCACTACGGATTTCACGCGCAACAGACGGATGCCCGCAGCCATGCCGACCGACACCCCTCAGCCCGCCTTTGTCCTTGTCCGCCCGCAGATGGGCGAGAATATCGGTGCAGCCGCGCGGGCGATGTGGAATTTCGGGCTCGACCGGATGCGGATCGTGGCGCCGCGCGACGGCTGGCCGAACCCCAAGGCGGTGGCGATGTCCTCGGGCGCGGGCCGCTTGCTGGACGAGGCGCAGCTGTGCGCCGATGTGCCCGAGGCGCTGGGCGACTGCACCTATGTGTTTGCCACCACCGCCCGGCAGCGCGGGCTGACCAAGCCCGTCTACAGCCCGGAACGCGCGATGCAGATTGCGGCAGAAAAGATCGCGGCGGGCGAAAAGGTCGCGGTGATGTTCGGCCCCGAACGCGCCGGGCTGGAAAACGAGGACATTGCCAAGGCAAATGCCATCATCTCGGTGCCGGTGAACCCGCTTTATGCCTCGCTGAATCTGGGGCAGTGCGTGCTGCTGACCGGCTATGAATGGATGCGCCAGTCCGCCGAAGTGGTGCATGAAACCACAGACCTCGGCAGCAAGGGCGACTGGGCGACCGGCATTGAGGTTGAGAAACTGGTGGAGCATTACGAGGACCGGCTGGAAGCAGCGGGTTTCTTTTTCCCGCCGGAAAAGGCGGACAGCATGAAGACCAACCTGCGCAACCTGTGGAGCCGGATGCGGATGACCCGCGCGGACGTGCAGATGCTGCATGGGATCATGCGGCAGATGGTCCGCTGGAAAGAGCGCGGCGGCGCGTGAGCCGCACTGGACCTTAACATATTCCGCCCCTAGCTTGGCAGCAAAGGTGAAGAGGCAAGCATGAGCAAGCGCAGCATTTTCGAAGAAGTTGAGGGTGAAAAATCGGATGCGCCCGCAGTGCAGCCGGGGCTGATAGACCGCGGCCGCGGCGGCGCCCGCAAGGCGATCCGCGCCTGGCTGATGGT harbors:
- a CDS encoding DUF4198 domain-containing protein, coding for MSSGDPVAARLRNGQQFKGAEQPYLDHRIARFEVLRNGSTAPYQGRMGDMPAFTAEMAQDGLAVLIHQTQPQTLTYDSWEDFQAFIDHKGFGDIRPRHLARGLPEAGFTEQYTRYAKSLVAIGEGSGSDRAAGLETEIVALANPYTDTLEQGFPVRVLYQGRPRPRAQVEVFSQAPDGTVTITTQLTDAQGEAAISVTPGHRYLLDAVVLRPASGGAGYVWESHWAALTFAVPAR
- a CDS encoding HupE/UreJ family protein, whose amino-acid sequence is MRLSLAVRRGATWLRILFALVSSVVAIAAAGAGAHEVTPAIADFQIEEGQVRLELRLNVEAFVAGIDLDGLSDTNQTAQAGDYDELRALGAEELEPMVQLFAEEWLETVKVQAGGPVDLRVTGITIPEVGDAGLPRASVLELAGDVSPAARSLRIAWPAGSGGVVLRQNGVEEPYTGYLRGGEISPPIPLAGGAAKTPVEAFLEYIPVGFTHILPKGLDHILFVLGLFFLSPRVRPLLLQVSVFTVAHTITLALGALGVVSVSSAIVEPLIALSIVFVAVENIFARKLHSWRTFVIFGFGLLHGLGFATVLGEFGLPASQFLPALIGFNAGVELGQLAVVAAAYLGVRLWFGRHPKYRGRVAIPASVTIAMIGGYWFVERVFL
- a CDS encoding thiamine phosphate synthase, which translates into the protein MESPSDAPEQPQIYLISPPSFELGKFPGQLARVLDAVDVACVRLDLASRDEDTLSRAGDALREVTMERDVALVISDHQILAERLGLDGVHLTDASKSVRAARKALGPDAIVGSFCAASQHDGMVAGEAGVDYVSFGPVGTSGLGDGAQAEADLFQWWSQMIEVPVVAEGGLTEDLIRGIAPHTDFFGIGDEIWHAENPLAALKSLMRAMG
- a CDS encoding RNA methyltransferase; protein product: MPTDTPQPAFVLVRPQMGENIGAAARAMWNFGLDRMRIVAPRDGWPNPKAVAMSSGAGRLLDEAQLCADVPEALGDCTYVFATTARQRGLTKPVYSPERAMQIAAEKIAAGEKVAVMFGPERAGLENEDIAKANAIISVPVNPLYASLNLGQCVLLTGYEWMRQSAEVVHETTDLGSKGDWATGIEVEKLVEHYEDRLEAAGFFFPPEKADSMKTNLRNLWSRMRMTRADVQMLHGIMRQMVRWKERGGA